The genomic region CCTTCGCCTTATCTATCTTAGCGGTATCTACGGCAACAGACGGAGTTTCAGAAACTGTAGTTGTAGTGGTTGTTACCGTTCCGTCAGTATTTTCCACCTGTTCTGTTTTAGTAGTTGATTTTGTGCACGATACAGCAAATAATGCGATTGAAGCTACTGCTAAAATTTGTTTTTTCATATTGTATATTTTATATGTTTTTATTTCATTTTTATTCTGTTTTTGTTCCGGCAGCAGGTTGAGCATCAGAAGTTTTCTGTTTTTTTTCAGCTTCTGTCTTCTTTTTCTCCTCCTCTCCCTTCTTTTTATTTTCTTTTTCAAGCTCTTCTTTAAGCTTCTGTTCTTCCTTAAGACGTTTTTCGGCCTCTTTTATAGAGTCCTGGTACTTTTGTGAAGACATTCTGATCTGCCGAACAATATCCACCGATGTGGCACCTGCTGAAAATGAGTCAATTGCTGCGGTATCATAATGAACCTTTATTTCCTGTTCCGCTCCAAAACCCGGTGCTTCTTTTTTTGAACAGGCTATCAATACCAGTGATACAATAAAAACTGCAGACAATAAATTTTTCATGGAACTAATTTAGCAGAAATTCTGCAATTACAGGATAGTGATCCGATAATTTTACAGACTGGTCCACCTTATAGCTTAAAGGGATAATTGATTTTGAAGTAAAAATATAGTCAATCCTCAATGGAACTTTATAATCATGGAAGCTGGTAGAAGCCCCGTTTCCTACCGTAAGGAAAGCATCCTGAAGGTCTTTCCCCAGATTATAGTATTCATATGAATTGGGCACAGAATTGAAATCGCCTGCCAGGATTACCGGATAGGGCGAAAAATCAATTACTTTTCTGATCTTTTTAATCTGGTCTTCATGTGCCTTAAAAGTTGGGAGCATATGAGAAAGAAGAGTTGCTATTTTTCCTCCTTCTTTTGCAAAACCATCAAATTTAAGCATGGATTTATGCAGCCTGAACGGCTCAAGATATACCGTGACCACTCTTACTATTTTTCCGTTGATATCCACATCTGCATAGAAAGAATTTCCTCTTGCTTTATCTTCAATCAGGGCTTCCTGTCTTACGATCCTGTGCTTTGTTTTCAGGATTACCGAAGGGTATTTTATCATATCCTTTCTGATCGCCCTGTTTGTATCTTTTTCCTGAACAAGAATGATATCTGCGTTCTGATCTCTGATGTATTTTTTTACTTTATCCCAGCCGAAATCTCCGTATTTTACATTAAACGTCAAAACTTTAATATCCCTGATTGATTTTAAATTTTCTGTTTTTGGAGAAAAATTGACCCACCGTCTTACAGGATTGTAGAAAAGAAGGGTTCCCAGCGCAAAAGCTATCGCTATTTTCTTTCTTTTTAAAATCCAGATAAATGTTAGCAGAACATATACCGCAATCAGATAAGGGAATGCCAGGGAAAGCAGGTTAAGAGATCCCAGGAAATTAGGGGGAATCCATGCGTTTCCTAATGTGCACAGCAGCAACACGGCAACAATAATATGTACAAACAGCAGTAATTGGCTCAACTTCATGAAATAGCAGTCTAGGATACGCTATTCTTTTCATCAAAAACCCTACCAAGCGGAAAAATTTTAACTATTTTTATGATAATCAGTTGTCAATTGAAAATGTTCCAATCACAGGATAATGATCTGAAAGCTTTATCGAACGGTCAACTTTATAACTAACGGGATGTATGGTTTTGGATGTAAAAATATAATCGATCCTGATTGGAAATTTATAATCATGGAAGCTTGTTGCACTTCCTTTTCCTGCTTCTACAAAAGCATCCTGCAACCCTTCTGACAAATGATAGTATTCGTAAGAATTGGGAACGGAATTAAGGTCTCCCATAACAATTACAGGGTAAGGTGAATTGTTAATAGCTTCTTTAACAGTACTTACCTGATCCTGATGTTTTTTAAAAACAGGAATAAGCCTTTTAACAATATTTTTCAGTTTTCTTTCATCTTCTTCCTGGAAGCCCTCCATTTTTACCATGCCTTTCTCAAATTTGAACGGCTCGAGATAAACATTGATAAAGCGGTATATTTTTCCTCTGATTTCAATATCTGCCTGGGTAGCATAGGCATTATTGCTATCATAATTACTTTTGATGAGCTCTGTGGAATTTATAATTTTATGCTTAGAAATAACTTTGATAATTCCGTTTTTATCAACCACTTCCGTGTTTTTTAGGAAGATTTTTTTTCCGGTCTCCTGCAGCATTACCACATCAGCATTGGCATTATTGAGGTAATTCTCAATCTCAGAAACACCTAATGTGCCGGCTTTAATGTTGAAAGTAACAACTTTCAGGTTGGCTGTTTCTTTTTTCCCGGAAGAAAAATTCACCCATCTTTGTAGAGGATTCATAAAGATAAGTCCCGCCAGCATAAATGCAAAAGTCCTTTTTTTCCAGCTGAAAAGCCAGAAAAGTGTACATATTGCATACACAACAATAAGAACAGGAAAACCTAAGGAAAGCAAATTGAACCACGGAAATATTTTAGGCGGAACATATGCATTCATTAAAGTACCCAGCAGCAGGAAAAAGACGCCAACATGCAGGATCAATATGACAAGACGAAAAACTTTCACGGATTTTTTAATTGAATCTATACAAATGTTTTTTCCATATCCTTGCAAGAATCCAGCCAACCAATGCTCCCCCAACGTGAGCCAGATGGGCAATACCTCCTCCGTTTCCGGAAACTCCCAGGTATATGGAAACTATAATAACGATAGGCATCAGGTACTTTACCTTCATAGGAATCGGGATGAACATCATCATAATCTTAGCATCCGGGTAAAGAGTGGCAAAAGCCGCTACTACACCAAAAACAGCGCCCGATGCACCAAGCATTTTACCTGTCAGACCAATATATAAATTTAATATTTTTTCATTGTTTAAATAAGGCGTAGGATTGAAGTCAAATACAGAAAGATTGGCTTTTGCATAAACTTCCGAAACATTAACATTCATTCTTTCAAGCTCTGAAACGAGTTGTTGAATTTCTACAAAATTCCATATATTAAATAAAGCAAAAGCACCCAAACCGCTTGCAAAATAAAGTATCAGATATTTTCTTTCTCCCAGAACCTGTTCCAAAATAGGCCCGAAACTATAGAGCGTCAGCATATTAAAAATAATATGCATATATCCTCCATGCATAAACATATGAGTGATAATCTGCCATGATTTAAAATTGGGAGAAAGGGGATAATATGCAGAAAGAATATTGTATAATTGAGGTAAGAAGAAAAATGTCAAAATAAATACAACAATATTTACAATGATGATATTCCTCGTAATGGGCGGTATATTGTTAAACATTTTTTAAAATTTGTTTTTAAAGTCATTAAACGGAATTTCATAAAAGCATCTTTTGCCATCCGGTAAAAATTCCGGGAAGCCCAATGCGGTAAAATCTTTGATCATCTGTTCCGCATCTTTTTTATAGATGAAATCAAATCTTGATTTGGACTGCATTTTGTTCCACTGGCTGAGATAAAACTGCATAAATTCCTCTTCAGTTTTGTATTCCAGAATCTCAAAAAGATTCTCCAGGAACTTCATCGCCTGGGTTTCTTTGAGACCTTCCGGAAGAGCATCTATCCTCAGCACGCTTTCATGTGCAATTTTCATGTCAAACCCAAGTTCGGGAAGAAATTTTTTGAAAGAATTGTATTTATTCTTCTCAATTTCGTTCATATGGTATTCCAGGGAAAACAATAATGTGTGGCTGTTCGGGTTAACGTTGGCCTTCTTTGAAGTTTTATTATTTTCGGAAACAACCAGCCTGTGCATTCTTCCAAGGTCCAGCATCAGGGTAACATCGCCTTTATTGAACAGCCAGTAGCCATTGGGCAACCTCATCAGGTCTTCATCAAAATCTTCATCTTCAAACAAATTGATCTTTGACGGTTCTGCTGTAATATTCTGATGGTACATTTCCGCAAGATTCTGGATCTCCTCGGGACGTACATTTCTTTCTTCAATAAATGGATTGTAGTCCTTATCAACTATAATCTCAGGCATTTTGATCACTCCGCCACCGCTGTTTCCTTTGCTTGGAAAAGGCTTGTTCATCATGGCGTCCATTTCAGGATCTTTATCAAAATCCAGGCTTGGGGATACGTTATAAATTCCTAGAGATCTTTTAATGGTAGAGCGAAGCAATGCAAAAATCAGGTGCTCGTCTTCAAACTTTACCTCAGTTTTCTGAGGATGGATATTCACATCTATTTTTTCCGGGTCCAGTTCAAGATAAAGGAAAAATGTGGGAACATAACCGGGCTGCAGCAATCCTTCAAAGGCTTCCTGTACGGCTTTATTAAAATACGGACTTCTGAAGTATCTTCCGTTAACGAAAAGAAACTGTTCGCCCCTAGATTTTTTAGCACCTTCGGGTTTTGCAACAAATCCGTGAAGTTTACACCAGATGATATCTTCTTTTATGGGGATAAGCTGTGGCTGTAATTTTCTTCCGAAAACATCAACAATACGCTGCATCTGACTTCCTTTTCTCAGTCTGAAAACGGCTTCATCATCATGAAACAGGGAAAACTCCAGATTTTCATGGGCTAAGGCGACACGCTGGAATTCATCAATAACATGCCTGAATTCAACATTATTATTTTTAAGGAATTTTCTTCTGGCCGGAACATTGTAGAACAGGTTCTTTACCAGGAAATTGGAGCCGTCAGCGGTTTGTATCGGGTCCTGAAACTGGAATACACCGCCTTCAATATAGATATTGGTCCCTATTTTAGCATCATTCTGCTTTGTTCTCAGCTCAACTTGGGAAACAGCGGCAATAGAGGCCAGCGCCTCGCCCCGGAATCCTTTCGTAGCAATTTTGAAAATATCTTCTGTTCCTCTGATCTTGGACGTAGCATGCCTTTCGAATGCCAGGCGGGCATCGGTTTCAGACATTCCTTTGCCATCGTCTACCACCTGGATCAGGTTTTTCCCGGCATCCCTGATAATCAATTCTATCTTTGAAGCATCGGCATCAATAGCATTTTCCAAAAGTTCCTTCACAATGGACGCAGGTCTCTGCACCACTTCTCCTGCCGCAATTTGGTTGGCTACATGATCCGGTAAAAGCTGAATAATATCTGACATAAAACATATAATCAACTTACAAAAATAGTTAATGGAAACCGGAATTAAAACATTAAAACCGTGAATTAAAATTTAATTATCAACATTTTTGCCACAATTCTTTATTCTGTGTGCCTTTTAATACCTCTACAGAATTAGGAAATGAGAATATAAATTCTATAAATAGAGCTATTTTACCACGCAAAGATTTAAATACCGGAAGTCATATTTTAAGTTAAGCAAAGAAATGTGACTTCGTCACTGATTAAGCATGCTTTTCCGTCCGCTTAATCGGATCAATCAAAGATTGATTTCTTCTTTGTATTCCTGTAATTTGCAATATTAAAATTAAACTTTGCGTTAAAAAATTCTTTTTATGGTTTGTTGTCTTGACTTATCTCTAACAGTAAAAAAACACCCCTTTTCTACCATCGAAAAGGAGTGCTTCACAGCTAGTTTACACAAAAATAATATTGATATTTATTTTATTTCTTTCCGGCTTATTCATCAAAAACAAGCGTTCTTTTTTCTTTTCTTTTTGGGATACCATGAACTTTATCGTACAAATAAGCTAACAGGTTGGGCTTTTTATAAATCCTGCTGTAGCGGTATTTGGTGTTAAAGTGCCTGATATGAATTTTATAGGCATCATACCCAATCACGATCAAAAGGCATACACTGATCACATAAAACACTCTAAATTCGAGATAATAATAGGTAAGCCCTGAGAAAACGGCTCCTAAAACATAGGCTGCCATGATACTCATCAGCAATTTCGCTCTTCCAATCAGTTCACCGTTCTTTCTGTATTTTTTCTGGGTAAACATGGAAAGAAGGATTCCAAGGTCGGTGGTGGTCCCTGTAAGGTGGGTGGTTTTCACGGAGAAATTGGAAATACTTGCTGTAAGACCGTTCTGAAGGCCGGTTGCAAAAAGCATTAGTGCAACCAGGAATTCTGTTTCTTCCAGTGTTTTCTGGTAGTAGAACTGACCATATATTCCCACAAACAGTAAACATATGATTTCCAGCACAATTGGCATTGCATGTGCAAAATATTTACTTCTTTTATTGAAGTTGATGACAATGAAGTTGGATAAAAAGCTTCCGAAGAAGAACAGAAAGATCCACGCTCCAACCACCGCAACCTGCGTCCAGTTTCCTTTACTGATTTCCGCAGCCAGAATGGCATAATGTCCCGTTACATTTGACGTAAAGGAGAGAAATATTAACAGAGAGGCAATATTTATAGTACCTGCGGTAAATGCAGTCAGCGTCCCCAATCTGATATTGTCTCCCAACGTTCGGCTGTTACTATAATTTCTTAACATTTTTTTATTTTTTACTATTGTGTTTATTATTCTTTAGACCTCAACAAAGATCTCAGCCAGCCTTCCTCTTTCCGGAAGTCTTTCGGCAATTTCCACTTTAATTTCCTGAACTTTTAGTTCTTTGCATTTCCTGATGTAAGGAGTAATATCAAATTTGCCGTTTCCTTTACTCTTAATAGATGGAGAGTAATAAGCTTCTTCAATATTCTCTGCTTTCACATAATTATTGAATGTTCTCTGAAAGCTTCCTGTGAAAATATCGCAGATGATCTTATTGACCAGATGAGGATACTTATTTTTGATAATTCCATAGGCGTCACAAAATTCCTGCGGCCTGATTTTATTAAAAACGGTGCTTTTTGTATTGAAAAGAAGGTCTCTGATAGAATCTCCGGCATCATATCCTGAAACCAAAAGAATATTATACTGATTCTGATCTTCCGATGCATCTTTCTCTTTCAGTACTTTTTTTAATATGTTCATTGACTCCAAAGAGTAATCCGTAGCGATTAAAATTGTTTTAGTCATATCTTTTAGATTTAGGTTTGTGTTATCTTATTTTGATGATACAAAACTAAAGCGGCAAGATTAGAAGCCCTTTGGAATGGAATTAAAATGTGATTAAAGAGATTAAAATGAGATTAGAATTTCGAAATGAAGAGAATAATATATAGATTGCTCCCGCAAATTTGAGAGATTTAGCCGGTTTTTCCGGTTCGTTTGCTTTTGTAAGACCTGGTTTTAGCTATTAAACTCCTTCCGGCTTTGTACTATAAAAATTAGGAAAACGCATCTGTACCGTTGTTCCCTGGTTTTCATGAGAACTTACAATAAGTTCACCCTGATGCATTCTTACAATGTTTCTTGCCAGTGGAAGCCCGATTCCGTAACCCTCATAGTTTTTGGTATTGGAAGCTCTGAAGAACGGATCGTAGATTTTGTTCATCTCCACTTCCGGAATACCGATTCCGAAATCTTTTACAATAATATAAACATCCGTATCCGTAGCACCCAGCGAAACTTTTACCTGCTGGAAATTAGAATATTTACAGCCGTTATTAATGATATTGGCTACCGCAAGATGCAGAAGCTGCTCATTACCCTGTACTTTCAGTTTTTTAGGATTATCGGGGAGCATGCTGATATCGAGATAGATATTATTTCTGGAATCAATTTTTCTGAGGGTTTCAATTACGTCCCAAAGCAGCTGATCGAT from Chryseobacterium shigense harbors:
- a CDS encoding endonuclease/exonuclease/phosphatase family protein; translation: MKLSQLLLFVHIIVAVLLLCTLGNAWIPPNFLGSLNLLSLAFPYLIAVYVLLTFIWILKRKKIAIAFALGTLLFYNPVRRWVNFSPKTENLKSIRDIKVLTFNVKYGDFGWDKVKKYIRDQNADIILVQEKDTNRAIRKDMIKYPSVILKTKHRIVRQEALIEDKARGNSFYADVDINGKIVRVVTVYLEPFRLHKSMLKFDGFAKEGGKIATLLSHMLPTFKAHEDQIKKIRKVIDFSPYPVILAGDFNSVPNSYEYYNLGKDLQDAFLTVGNGASTSFHDYKVPLRIDYIFTSKSIIPLSYKVDQSVKLSDHYPVIAEFLLN
- a CDS encoding endonuclease/exonuclease/phosphatase family protein, whose product is MKVFRLVILILHVGVFFLLLGTLMNAYVPPKIFPWFNLLSLGFPVLIVVYAICTLFWLFSWKKRTFAFMLAGLIFMNPLQRWVNFSSGKKETANLKVVTFNIKAGTLGVSEIENYLNNANADVVMLQETGKKIFLKNTEVVDKNGIIKVISKHKIINSTELIKSNYDSNNAYATQADIEIRGKIYRFINVYLEPFKFEKGMVKMEGFQEEDERKLKNIVKRLIPVFKKHQDQVSTVKEAINNSPYPVIVMGDLNSVPNSYEYYHLSEGLQDAFVEAGKGSATSFHDYKFPIRIDYIFTSKTIHPVSYKVDRSIKLSDHYPVIGTFSIDN
- a CDS encoding rhomboid family intramembrane serine protease — its product is MFNNIPPITRNIIIVNIVVFILTFFFLPQLYNILSAYYPLSPNFKSWQIITHMFMHGGYMHIIFNMLTLYSFGPILEQVLGERKYLILYFASGLGAFALFNIWNFVEIQQLVSELERMNVNVSEVYAKANLSVFDFNPTPYLNNEKILNLYIGLTGKMLGASGAVFGVVAAFATLYPDAKIMMMFIPIPMKVKYLMPIVIIVSIYLGVSGNGGGIAHLAHVGGALVGWILARIWKKHLYRFN
- the mutL gene encoding DNA mismatch repair endonuclease MutL — encoded protein: MSDIIQLLPDHVANQIAAGEVVQRPASIVKELLENAIDADASKIELIIRDAGKNLIQVVDDGKGMSETDARLAFERHATSKIRGTEDIFKIATKGFRGEALASIAAVSQVELRTKQNDAKIGTNIYIEGGVFQFQDPIQTADGSNFLVKNLFYNVPARRKFLKNNNVEFRHVIDEFQRVALAHENLEFSLFHDDEAVFRLRKGSQMQRIVDVFGRKLQPQLIPIKEDIIWCKLHGFVAKPEGAKKSRGEQFLFVNGRYFRSPYFNKAVQEAFEGLLQPGYVPTFFLYLELDPEKIDVNIHPQKTEVKFEDEHLIFALLRSTIKRSLGIYNVSPSLDFDKDPEMDAMMNKPFPSKGNSGGGVIKMPEIIVDKDYNPFIEERNVRPEEIQNLAEMYHQNITAEPSKINLFEDEDFDEDLMRLPNGYWLFNKGDVTLMLDLGRMHRLVVSENNKTSKKANVNPNSHTLLFSLEYHMNEIEKNKYNSFKKFLPELGFDMKIAHESVLRIDALPEGLKETQAMKFLENLFEILEYKTEEEFMQFYLSQWNKMQSKSRFDFIYKKDAEQMIKDFTALGFPEFLPDGKRCFYEIPFNDFKNKF
- a CDS encoding YoaK family protein, which codes for MLRNYSNSRTLGDNIRLGTLTAFTAGTINIASLLIFLSFTSNVTGHYAILAAEISKGNWTQVAVVGAWIFLFFFGSFLSNFIVINFNKRSKYFAHAMPIVLEIICLLFVGIYGQFYYQKTLEETEFLVALMLFATGLQNGLTASISNFSVKTTHLTGTTTDLGILLSMFTQKKYRKNGELIGRAKLLMSIMAAYVLGAVFSGLTYYYLEFRVFYVISVCLLIVIGYDAYKIHIRHFNTKYRYSRIYKKPNLLAYLYDKVHGIPKRKEKRTLVFDE